The Halorientalis sp. IM1011 genome window below encodes:
- a CDS encoding ketopantoate reductase family protein, with the protein MEVLVFGAGSLGSLVGGLLARQHRVTLVGRDPHAATVDADGLTVDGEIECHVDPAATTEIPADAAPDLAIVTVKAYDTAAAADALSDCDPEIALSLQNGLGNEALLAERLDCPVLAGTCTYGAMLPDPGRVTCTGVGEIVLGPREGGESEPADRVGMAFDEAGIETTVAADMPRRAWEKLAVNAGINGVTALARIENGGVLSEPASEVAEAAARETARAAREAGVDLTDEAAVAAVRRVAEATAKNTSSMSQDVLAERRTEVDAINGTVAERIDAPVNRTLAALIRAWERDRGLR; encoded by the coding sequence GTGGAGGTCCTCGTCTTCGGCGCTGGCAGCCTCGGGTCGCTCGTCGGCGGCCTGCTCGCCCGACAGCACCGCGTGACGCTCGTCGGCCGCGACCCCCACGCCGCGACCGTCGACGCCGACGGGTTAACCGTCGACGGCGAGATCGAGTGCCACGTCGACCCGGCGGCAACCACCGAGATACCGGCCGACGCCGCGCCCGATCTGGCCATCGTGACGGTCAAGGCCTACGACACGGCTGCAGCGGCCGACGCGCTTTCCGACTGTGACCCCGAGATCGCCCTCTCGCTCCAGAACGGCCTCGGCAACGAGGCGCTGCTCGCCGAACGACTGGACTGTCCGGTGCTCGCCGGCACCTGTACCTACGGCGCGATGCTGCCCGACCCGGGTCGGGTCACCTGTACCGGCGTCGGCGAGATCGTGCTGGGACCACGGGAGGGTGGCGAGTCCGAACCCGCCGACCGGGTGGGGATGGCCTTCGACGAGGCGGGGATCGAGACTACCGTCGCGGCGGACATGCCCCGCCGAGCCTGGGAGAAACTGGCGGTCAACGCCGGCATCAACGGCGTGACGGCGCTCGCACGGATCGAGAACGGGGGGGTATTGTCCGAGCCAGCGAGCGAGGTGGCCGAGGCGGCCGCTCGCGAGACCGCCCGGGCCGCACGCGAGGCGGGCGTCGATCTGACCGACGAGGCGGCCGTGGCGGCGGTTCGCCGGGTGGCCGAGGCGACCGCGAAGAACACGTCCTCGATGTCCCAGGACGTGCTGGCCGAGCGTCGAACGGAGGTCGACGCGATCAACGGGACCGTCGCCGAACGGATCGACGCGCCGGTCAATCGGACGCTCGCGGCGCTGATCCGGGCCTGGGAACGGGACCGCGGCCTTCGATAA
- the glmM gene encoding phosphoglucosamine mutase gives MEIFGSSGVRGVANEYLNPEFVGHIAQAAGSVWGVETVALARDTRTTGEMLGNAAASGLASVGSDVHRLGVIPTPGLQAYCERVSVPGVMITASHNPPQYNGVKLVGADGIELSRGTLERVEERLLAGDFAAVPWDETGREERIDDAQDRYVEQLLAAVDRNRIADAGLTVALDPGHGAGSITSPRIFRELGCDVVTVNAQPDGHFPGRDPEPVAENLADLGRLVRAADADVGIAHDGDADRAIFFDEHGEFIEGDAALAALAAAELDAGDSAVSAVNVSQRLVDVAADAGAHLSLTAIGSTNIITRIRDRQADGESVPIAGEGNGGILFPEYRITRDGAYTAARFLELLTDRPASDVIAPYDDYQLLRTDVPYETDDERRRLLDAVEAVARDADATLDTTDGYRLDYGDSWVLARPSGTEPVVRVYAESRDPERAADLVERMHEAMVDARDVS, from the coding sequence ATGGAAATCTTCGGGTCCAGCGGCGTGCGAGGGGTGGCAAACGAGTACCTCAACCCCGAGTTCGTCGGCCACATCGCACAGGCGGCCGGTTCCGTCTGGGGTGTGGAGACCGTCGCGCTGGCCCGAGACACGCGGACGACCGGCGAGATGCTGGGCAACGCCGCCGCGAGCGGACTGGCCAGCGTCGGGTCGGACGTCCACCGCCTCGGTGTCATTCCGACGCCGGGCCTGCAGGCCTACTGCGAGCGGGTCAGCGTGCCGGGCGTGATGATCACCGCCTCGCACAACCCGCCCCAGTACAACGGCGTGAAACTCGTCGGGGCCGACGGGATCGAACTCTCGCGGGGGACCCTCGAACGCGTCGAGGAACGCCTGCTCGCCGGGGACTTCGCCGCGGTGCCGTGGGACGAGACGGGCCGCGAGGAACGCATCGACGACGCCCAGGACCGCTACGTCGAGCAACTGCTGGCCGCCGTCGACCGCAACCGCATCGCCGACGCCGGCCTGACGGTGGCCCTGGATCCGGGCCACGGCGCGGGGTCGATCACCAGCCCCCGGATCTTCCGGGAACTCGGCTGTGACGTGGTCACCGTCAACGCCCAGCCGGACGGCCACTTTCCCGGGCGGGACCCCGAACCCGTCGCGGAGAACCTGGCCGACCTCGGACGGCTGGTCCGGGCGGCCGACGCAGACGTCGGCATCGCCCACGACGGCGACGCCGACCGCGCCATCTTCTTCGACGAACACGGGGAGTTTATCGAGGGCGACGCTGCACTGGCGGCGCTCGCGGCCGCGGAACTGGACGCTGGCGACTCGGCCGTCTCCGCCGTCAACGTCTCCCAGCGGCTGGTCGACGTGGCCGCCGACGCGGGCGCGCACCTGTCGCTGACGGCTATCGGGAGCACGAACATCATCACGCGCATCCGTGACCGCCAGGCCGACGGCGAGTCGGTCCCCATCGCGGGCGAGGGCAACGGCGGGATCCTCTTCCCAGAGTACCGGATCACCCGCGACGGGGCCTACACGGCCGCGCGCTTCCTCGAACTGCTCACAGACCGGCCCGCCAGTGACGTGATCGCACCCTACGACGACTACCAGCTGCTCCGGACCGACGTGCCCTACGAGACCGACGACGAGCGCCGCCGCCTGCTCGACGCCGTCGAGGCCGTCGCCCGGGACGCCGACGCCACCCTCGATACGACCGACGGCTACCGGCTGGACTACGGCGACAGCTGGGTGCTGGCCCGCCCCAGCGGGACCGAACCGGTCGTCCGGGTCTACGCCGAATCGAGAGACCCCGAGCGAGCGGCCGACCTCGTCGAACGGATGCACGAAGCGATGGTCGACGCCCGCGACGTGAGTTAA
- the hisI gene encoding phosphoribosyl-AMP cyclohydrolase yields the protein MDNADVELAFDEQELLPAVAQDAESGEVLMLAFVTEEAVERTRETGRAHYYSRSRDELWEKGASSGHTQSVEEIRVDCDGDSLLYLVEQEGGACHTGYRSCFYRTIDGEVVGEQVFDPDDVYDE from the coding sequence ATGGACAACGCCGACGTCGAGTTAGCCTTCGACGAGCAGGAGCTCCTCCCGGCGGTCGCCCAGGACGCCGAGTCGGGAGAGGTGTTGATGCTCGCGTTCGTCACCGAGGAGGCCGTCGAGCGGACCCGCGAGACCGGGCGGGCCCACTACTACTCGCGCAGCCGCGACGAGCTCTGGGAGAAGGGGGCCAGCAGCGGCCACACCCAATCTGTGGAGGAGATCCGCGTCGACTGCGACGGCGACTCGCTCCTGTACCTGGTCGAGCAGGAGGGCGGCGCCTGCCACACCGGCTACCGGTCGTGTTTCTACCGCACCATCGACGGCGAGGTCGTCGGTGAGCAGGTGTTCGACCCCGACGACGTATACGATGAGTGA
- a CDS encoding A24 family peptidase, giving the protein MTASIPDLLRLVAVPALGWAAWRDIETRRVPNRTWLPLLGVAVLALAVEAWQVWTGTTVGYVNQRAYFLRVTISLGFVIPLAYGFWWIGGFGGADAKALITLAVLFPTFPTYLFPDFALPVVVPTLGVFAMTILSNTVVVGLFYPVALTLRNAAGGHVAKAMVIGRPVQTDRLDEEYGRLLQTPDGFTRRGLDLDALRMYLAWRGASLDELRAAPDEYRDPSSIPAATNPPGDGAIAVTDGGTPTDESVVESRDSDEAGTPDEEGIADPWGAERFFEEIEGSAYGTTPEQLREGLTVLSSDDEVWITPGIPFLVPMFLGLLLGLTYGDVLYAVIEGLGVF; this is encoded by the coding sequence GTGACGGCGTCGATCCCGGACCTGCTGCGCCTGGTGGCCGTGCCGGCGCTTGGCTGGGCCGCCTGGCGGGACATCGAGACCCGCCGCGTCCCCAACCGGACGTGGCTCCCCCTGCTCGGGGTCGCAGTGCTCGCGCTCGCCGTCGAGGCCTGGCAGGTCTGGACCGGGACGACGGTGGGCTACGTGAACCAGCGGGCCTACTTCCTGCGGGTGACGATCAGCCTCGGGTTCGTGATCCCGCTCGCCTACGGCTTCTGGTGGATCGGCGGCTTCGGCGGGGCCGACGCCAAGGCGCTGATCACGCTCGCGGTCCTCTTTCCCACGTTCCCGACGTACCTGTTTCCCGACTTCGCCCTGCCGGTCGTCGTCCCGACACTGGGCGTGTTCGCGATGACGATCCTCTCGAACACGGTCGTCGTCGGCCTGTTCTACCCCGTGGCGCTGACCCTGCGCAACGCAGCGGGGGGCCACGTCGCCAAGGCGATGGTCATCGGACGACCGGTCCAGACCGACCGACTCGACGAGGAGTACGGCCGCCTGCTCCAGACGCCCGACGGGTTCACCCGGCGCGGCCTCGACCTGGACGCCCTCCGGATGTACCTCGCCTGGCGGGGTGCGAGCCTCGACGAACTGCGGGCCGCCCCAGACGAGTACCGCGACCCGTCGAGCATCCCGGCGGCGACGAACCCGCCCGGTGACGGCGCGATCGCGGTGACCGACGGGGGGACGCCGACCGACGAGTCCGTGGTGGAGTCACGTGATAGCGACGAGGCGGGCACACCTGACGAAGAGGGGATCGCCGACCCCTGGGGCGCGGAGCGGTTCTTCGAGGAGATCGAGGGCAGCGCGTACGGGACCACGCCCGAGCAGTTGCGGGAGGGGCTCACGGTGCTTTCGAGCGACGACGAGGTGTGGATCACGCCCGGCATCCCCTTCCTCGTCCCGATGTTCCTGGGTCTCCTGCTGGGGCTGACCTACGGTGACGTGCTGTACGCGGTGATCGAGGGACTGGGCGTCTTCTAG
- the fer gene encoding ferredoxin Fer, which produces MPTVEYLNYEVLDDHGWDMYDNETFDKAAEADLDDEDYGSLDVNEGEYILEAAEAQGYDWPFSCRAGACANCAAIVVEGEIDMDMQQILSDEEVEDKNVRLTCIGSPDADEVRIVYNAKHLDYLQNRVI; this is translated from the coding sequence ATGCCCACGGTAGAGTACCTAAATTACGAAGTACTGGACGATCACGGTTGGGACATGTACGACAACGAGACGTTCGACAAGGCCGCAGAGGCCGACCTCGACGACGAGGACTACGGATCCCTCGATGTCAACGAGGGCGAGTACATCCTCGAGGCCGCCGAGGCCCAGGGCTACGACTGGCCCTTCTCCTGTCGCGCCGGCGCGTGTGCCAACTGCGCCGCCATCGTCGTCGAAGGCGAGATCGACATGGACATGCAGCAGATCCTCTCCGACGAGGAGGTCGAAGACAAGAACGTCCGACTGACCTGCATCGGCAGCCCCGACGCCGACGAGGTCCGCATCGTTTACAACGCGAAACACCTCGACTACCTGCAGAACCGCGTCATCTAA
- a CDS encoding inorganic phosphate transporter — translation MVSALLAIGLLVAVFVGFNIGGSSTGVAFGPAVGAGTVSKIGAAGLMTVFALLGGVTVGTEVVETLGGQIVPGSAFTLVTSIAVLFFIGFALFLSNVVGVPASTSMTAVGAIAGLGLAQGNLNWAEMGEIVSWWLFAPVLAFWVCAVIGRYFYPRLVEWFAISQSQGALLVLDRSGTLPRPALGPKTTRREFLGTVSVVAIGCYMAFSAGASNVANAVAPLVGSGSLGLYNGVLLGGAAIGLGAFTIARRTMDTIGNDLTDLPILAALVVAVVSSTLVTMLSALGVPASFVIIATMSIVGLGWGRATRTATIGDAVRGGGDQAAATPGALAADADDAPTVGGEGGTPEETDRKAIGEEEPEDLPKASDLFEPATTARVILLQNVVPAIATVASYLLFRFVPVF, via the coding sequence ATGGTGTCGGCCCTCCTCGCGATCGGACTCCTCGTGGCGGTGTTCGTCGGGTTCAACATCGGAGGGTCCTCGACGGGCGTCGCGTTCGGCCCCGCGGTCGGCGCGGGGACGGTCTCGAAGATCGGTGCGGCGGGGCTGATGACGGTGTTCGCGCTGCTGGGCGGGGTCACCGTCGGGACGGAGGTCGTCGAGACCCTCGGCGGACAGATCGTTCCCGGGAGCGCGTTCACGCTGGTGACCTCGATCGCCGTCCTGTTTTTCATCGGGTTCGCCCTGTTCCTCTCGAACGTGGTCGGCGTGCCGGCCTCCACGTCGATGACGGCGGTCGGCGCGATCGCCGGACTCGGGCTGGCCCAGGGGAACCTCAACTGGGCCGAGATGGGCGAGATCGTCTCCTGGTGGCTGTTCGCCCCCGTCCTCGCGTTCTGGGTCTGTGCCGTCATCGGCCGGTACTTCTACCCGCGGCTGGTCGAGTGGTTCGCCATCTCCCAGTCTCAGGGTGCCCTGCTCGTGCTCGATCGGTCCGGGACGCTCCCGCGGCCGGCGCTGGGACCGAAGACGACCCGCCGGGAGTTCCTCGGGACGGTGTCGGTCGTCGCCATCGGCTGTTACATGGCCTTCTCGGCGGGGGCCTCGAACGTCGCCAACGCGGTCGCGCCGCTGGTCGGCAGCGGATCGCTCGGGCTCTACAACGGCGTCCTGCTGGGCGGGGCGGCCATCGGACTGGGTGCGTTCACCATCGCCCGGCGGACGATGGACACTATCGGGAACGACCTGACGGACCTGCCGATCCTGGCGGCGCTGGTCGTGGCCGTCGTCAGTTCCACGCTGGTGACGATGCTGTCGGCGCTGGGCGTGCCGGCCAGTTTCGTCATCATCGCGACGATGAGCATCGTCGGGCTCGGCTGGGGCCGGGCGACCCGGACGGCGACGATCGGCGACGCGGTCCGGGGCGGGGGTGATCAGGCGGCCGCCACGCCGGGCGCGCTGGCGGCCGACGCCGACGACGCGCCGACGGTCGGCGGGGAGGGCGGCACGCCCGAGGAGACCGACCGGAAGGCCATCGGCGAGGAAGAGCCCGAGGACCTGCCGAAGGCGTCGGACCTGTTCGAGCCGGCGACGACCGCCCGGGTAATCCTGCTCCAGAACGTCGTGCCGGCCATCGCGACGGTCGCGTCGTATCTCCTCTTCCGGTTCGTTCCCGTGTTCTGA
- the hisA gene encoding 1-(5-phosphoribosyl)-5-[(5-phosphoribosylamino)methylideneamino]imidazole-4-carboxamide isomerase, which translates to MFPEFEVVPAVDMQDGQVVQLVGGERGTGTEYGDPVEAARRWVDAGASTLHLVDLDGAFEGERENAPAVDAILDDVDVDVQLGGGIRTVADATDLLERGVDRVILGTAAVENPEIVAEISDEHPGSVTVSLDAKDGEVVVSGWTEGTGLDPAEAATRYEELGAGAILFTDVDVEGQLEGVRTDPVRRVVEAVDIPVIASGGVATIEDVQALEAAGASAVVVGSALYEGQFTLEEAMAAIE; encoded by the coding sequence ATGTTCCCCGAGTTCGAGGTCGTCCCCGCCGTCGACATGCAGGACGGGCAGGTCGTCCAGCTCGTCGGCGGCGAGCGCGGCACCGGCACCGAGTACGGCGACCCCGTCGAGGCCGCCCGCCGCTGGGTCGACGCCGGTGCGTCCACGCTCCACCTCGTCGACCTCGACGGCGCGTTCGAGGGCGAACGCGAGAACGCCCCCGCCGTCGACGCCATCCTCGACGACGTGGACGTGGACGTACAGCTGGGCGGCGGGATCCGCACCGTCGCCGACGCCACCGACCTCTTGGAGCGCGGCGTCGACCGCGTCATTCTGGGTACCGCGGCCGTCGAAAATCCCGAGATCGTCGCGGAGATCAGCGACGAGCATCCGGGGAGCGTGACGGTCAGCCTCGACGCCAAGGACGGCGAGGTCGTCGTCTCGGGCTGGACCGAGGGCACCGGACTGGACCCCGCTGAGGCCGCGACCCGCTACGAGGAGTTGGGAGCCGGCGCGATCCTCTTTACCGACGTGGACGTGGAGGGGCAACTCGAAGGCGTACGGACCGATCCGGTTCGGCGGGTCGTCGAGGCCGTCGACATCCCGGTGATCGCCAGCGGCGGCGTGGCGACCATCGAGGACGTGCAGGCGCTCGAAGCGGCCGGCGCGAGCGCCGTCGTCGTCGGCAGTGCCCTCTACGAGGGGCAGTTCACGCTGGAAGAAGCGATGGCCGCAATCGAGTAG
- a CDS encoding rhodanese-like domain-containing protein, whose amino-acid sequence MDRRRFLGVVGAATGLAGCIGGSSDGTPTGEPTETETPAGTPTEVDGYPDPSVIDETPPAPEIDPSSFETLSYDQGVEMPLVPVGVAYDWFRRREARFVDARGPEQYERSHISGAVLSPASGRRNDPVTEWAEGDRIICYCGCPHHLSTARAGDLLANGYEEVYAIDEGFWEWSARSYPIAGRNPDFHPSAYQSYVIEGKTDPSHAGSLAWARTANGRQEEATPIRGDGSYELVLHFSRVTDSTDITVETPAYDLTASLGELTSGGVTAQGLVGGGRQA is encoded by the coding sequence ATGGATCGCCGTCGATTTCTGGGGGTGGTGGGGGCCGCCACCGGACTGGCAGGTTGTATCGGGGGATCGTCCGACGGGACGCCGACCGGCGAACCCACTGAAACCGAGACGCCGGCAGGGACACCGACGGAGGTGGACGGCTATCCCGATCCGTCGGTGATCGACGAGACACCGCCGGCACCCGAGATCGATCCGTCGTCGTTCGAGACGCTGAGCTACGATCAGGGCGTCGAGATGCCGCTGGTTCCGGTGGGCGTCGCGTACGACTGGTTCCGCCGCCGCGAGGCGCGGTTCGTCGACGCGCGCGGGCCCGAGCAGTACGAGCGCTCTCACATATCGGGGGCCGTCCTGAGCCCGGCCAGCGGGCGGCGGAACGACCCCGTGACCGAGTGGGCGGAAGGCGACCGGATCATCTGTTACTGCGGGTGTCCACACCACCTCTCGACCGCCCGGGCCGGCGACCTGCTCGCGAACGGCTACGAGGAGGTGTACGCCATCGACGAGGGGTTCTGGGAGTGGAGCGCCCGCTCGTACCCCATCGCCGGCCGGAACCCCGACTTCCACCCGTCGGCCTACCAGTCCTACGTGATCGAGGGGAAGACGGATCCGAGCCACGCCGGGTCGCTCGCGTGGGCCCGGACCGCGAACGGCCGGCAGGAGGAGGCCACTCCGATCCGCGGGGACGGCTCCTACGAACTCGTCCTCCACTTCTCGCGGGTCACCGACAGTACAGATATCACCGTCGAGACGCCCGCCTACGACCTGACCGCGTCGCTCGGCGAGTTGACGAGCGGCGGGGTCACCGCGCAAGGACTGGTCGGCGGCGGCAGGCAGGCCTGA
- the hisB gene encoding imidazoleglycerol-phosphate dehydratase HisB produces the protein MSDRTAAVTRETAETEIEVTLDLDGDGESTVDTGIGFFDHMLESLAKHGLFDVTVDCDGDLEIDDHHTVEDVAITLGQAFEEALGDKRGIRRYADRTVPLDEAVAEVVVDVSGRPFFQFEGAFAQEQVGEFTSHMGKHFLRSLATNAGLTLHASVEGENAHHQVEALFKALARALDDATRIDERRSDTPSTKGEL, from the coding sequence ATGAGCGACCGGACGGCGGCGGTGACCCGCGAGACCGCCGAGACGGAGATCGAGGTGACGCTCGACCTGGACGGCGACGGCGAGTCGACGGTCGACACCGGGATCGGCTTCTTCGACCACATGCTGGAATCGCTGGCCAAGCACGGCCTGTTCGACGTCACAGTGGACTGCGACGGCGATCTGGAGATCGACGACCACCACACCGTCGAGGACGTGGCGATCACGCTCGGCCAGGCGTTCGAGGAGGCACTCGGTGACAAGCGCGGCATCCGCCGCTACGCCGACCGGACGGTCCCACTCGACGAGGCAGTCGCCGAAGTCGTCGTCGACGTGTCGGGCCGCCCGTTCTTCCAGTTCGAGGGCGCGTTCGCCCAGGAACAGGTCGGCGAGTTCACCAGCCACATGGGCAAGCACTTCCTGCGCTCGCTGGCCACGAACGCCGGGCTGACCCTCCATGCCTCGGTCGAGGGTGAGAACGCCCACCACCAGGTCGAGGCGCTGTTCAAGGCGCTGGCCCGGGCGCTGGACGACGCGACACGCATCGACGAGCGCCGCAGCGACACGCCGAGTACGAAAGGCGAACTGTAG
- a CDS encoding amino acid-binding protein, giving the protein MFAEIMEKFEGSPSQQRVIRLLLERGFSVNDDGRVVSGGIEIPNTGIAREIDVDRRVVDSTTDAILADEQLRRIFQNISQIPSLMDLAPVLDLHVLTVDVYDTEQPGIVAEVAGMIAEEDISMRQTVSEDPEFAVDPRLYIVTEDPLPGDLLNAIRELDYVRKIELQ; this is encoded by the coding sequence ATGTTCGCAGAAATTATGGAGAAATTCGAGGGGAGTCCCTCCCAGCAGCGGGTCATCAGGCTGCTCCTCGAACGCGGCTTCTCTGTCAACGACGACGGGCGGGTGGTCTCCGGGGGGATCGAGATCCCCAACACCGGGATCGCCCGGGAGATCGACGTGGACCGGCGGGTGGTCGACTCGACGACCGACGCCATCCTCGCGGACGAACAGCTCCGGCGGATCTTCCAGAACATCTCCCAGATCCCCAGTCTGATGGACCTCGCACCGGTGCTCGACCTGCACGTCCTCACGGTCGACGTCTACGACACCGAACAGCCCGGCATCGTCGCCGAGGTCGCGGGCATGATCGCCGAGGAGGACATCTCGATGCGCCAGACGGTCTCGGAGGATCCGGAGTTCGCCGTCGACCCCAGACTCTACATCGTCACCGAGGATCCGCTCCCGGGCGACCTGCTCAACGCGATCCGGGAGCTGGACTACGTCCGGAAGATCGAGTTGCAGTGA
- a CDS encoding PAS domain S-box protein, whose protein sequence is MASDAEALLDLAQDKIVVLDEDGVFEYANAAVDRLLGYAPAELVGTSVFEHVHPDDEAGVRECFARVVEADDDLAEQSTYRFRHADGSWVWLESRVSNARCPEIDGYVVTSRDVTERKRLADRRRESERRLRQLTENTSDALWMYTSDWEELLFVNSAFEDIWGIPTDDLRADPTKFMEAVHPADRETIRRNMKRLSAGDSVELECRVNDERDFQRWVWIQATPVIVDGDVTRIVGFTRDITDRRRRTKQMRVLDRQLRHNLRNDMNVVIGRTEAAREDDDVATHLDSIDRTARQVVDDAEKQRAIINVLEQGVVSEPVDLAATVRETVENVAAAYPDATVECDLPESVTVSAVPQVVWGVRELVENAVEHATDPAPTVTVSLTVADDTAELTVTDEAPPIPEREYASLTEDYEDDALLHSSGLGLWLAYWIADLSDGRLTFETHDDGNVVTMHLPIHDD, encoded by the coding sequence ATGGCGTCCGACGCCGAGGCGTTGCTCGACCTCGCGCAGGACAAGATCGTCGTCCTCGACGAGGACGGGGTGTTCGAGTACGCCAACGCGGCGGTCGACCGACTCCTCGGGTACGCGCCGGCGGAGCTGGTCGGGACCAGTGTATTCGAACACGTCCACCCCGACGACGAGGCGGGGGTCAGGGAGTGTTTCGCCCGGGTCGTCGAGGCGGACGACGATCTGGCCGAACAGTCCACCTACCGGTTCCGTCACGCCGACGGCTCGTGGGTGTGGCTCGAGAGTCGCGTCTCGAACGCCCGCTGTCCGGAGATCGACGGCTACGTCGTCACCTCACGGGACGTGACCGAGCGCAAGCGACTGGCCGACAGACGCCGCGAGTCCGAGCGCCGTCTCCGACAGCTCACCGAGAACACGAGCGACGCCCTCTGGATGTACACGAGCGACTGGGAGGAGTTACTGTTCGTCAACTCCGCTTTCGAGGACATCTGGGGGATCCCGACCGACGACCTCCGTGCGGACCCGACGAAGTTCATGGAGGCCGTCCACCCGGCGGACCGCGAGACGATCAGACGCAACATGAAACGCCTCTCGGCCGGCGACTCGGTCGAACTGGAGTGTCGGGTCAACGACGAGCGGGACTTCCAGCGCTGGGTGTGGATCCAGGCGACGCCCGTGATCGTCGACGGCGACGTCACCCGGATCGTGGGGTTCACCCGCGATATCACCGACCGACGGCGACGGACCAAACAGATGCGGGTCCTCGACAGGCAGTTGCGCCACAACCTCCGCAACGACATGAACGTCGTCATCGGCCGCACGGAGGCCGCACGCGAGGACGACGACGTGGCGACACACCTCGACAGCATCGATCGCACGGCCAGGCAGGTCGTCGACGACGCGGAGAAACAGCGTGCAATCATCAACGTCCTCGAACAGGGTGTCGTGTCCGAACCCGTCGACCTGGCCGCGACTGTCCGGGAGACGGTCGAGAACGTCGCCGCCGCCTACCCGGACGCGACCGTCGAGTGCGACCTCCCCGAGTCGGTCACGGTGTCCGCGGTCCCACAGGTCGTCTGGGGCGTCCGTGAACTCGTCGAGAACGCCGTCGAGCACGCGACGGACCCGGCACCCACGGTGACCGTCTCGCTCACCGTGGCCGACGACACCGCCGAACTCACGGTGACGGACGAGGCCCCACCGATCCCCGAGCGTGAGTACGCCAGCCTCACCGAGGACTACGAGGACGACGCGCTCCTCCACAGCAGCGGCCTCGGGCTCTGGCTCGCGTACTGGATCGCCGACCTCTCGGACGGACGACTCACCTTCGAGACCCACGACGACGGCAACGTCGTGACGATGCACCTCCCGATTCACGACGACTAG